A window of Spiroplasma syrphidicola EA-1 contains these coding sequences:
- the tsf gene encoding translation elongation factor Ts codes for MVVTAQLVKELRTATGAGMLDCKKALEETNGNIDEAIKWLREKGITKAAKKSDRIAAEGLVGMAMKGNKVVVFEVNSETDFVAQNQQFLTLLDQIGATLVNSNVSAVEEALQLDVNGQTLDALITNAIATIGEKITLRRFTILEINDNQSIGTYVHSNKRIVAALLFDGVISEEAGKQLAMHVSAMRPQFVSREEMSQDFLASEKAILTAEAKNDPKNAGKPDNILEKMVEGRLNKQLAEISLLDQAFVINPDQKVSDFLKANNVSVKKMIRYEVGEGIEKEQVDFAQEVMAQVRK; via the coding sequence ATGGTAGTTACTGCACAATTAGTTAAAGAATTACGTACTGCAACCGGAGCAGGGATGCTTGATTGTAAAAAAGCATTAGAAGAAACAAACGGAAATATTGATGAAGCAATCAAATGATTGCGTGAAAAAGGAATCACAAAAGCAGCAAAAAAATCTGATCGAATTGCCGCAGAAGGATTAGTTGGAATGGCGATGAAAGGAAATAAAGTTGTTGTTTTTGAAGTAAATTCAGAAACAGACTTTGTGGCCCAAAATCAACAATTTTTAACTTTATTAGATCAAATTGGTGCAACTTTAGTAAACAGTAATGTTAGTGCTGTTGAAGAAGCATTGCAATTAGACGTTAATGGTCAAACATTAGATGCGTTAATTACAAATGCGATTGCAACAATTGGTGAAAAAATTACTTTACGTCGTTTTACAATTTTAGAAATAAATGATAATCAATCAATCGGAACTTATGTTCACTCAAATAAAAGAATTGTTGCGGCTTTATTATTCGATGGGGTAATTAGCGAAGAAGCTGGAAAACAATTAGCAATGCATGTTTCAGCAATGCGTCCACAATTTGTTTCGCGTGAAGAAATGAGCCAAGACTTTTTAGCAAGTGAAAAAGCAATTTTAACAGCGGAAGCAAAAAATGATCCAAAAAATGCTGGTAAACCAGATAACATTTTAGAAAAAATGGTTGAAGGTCGTTTAAACAAACAATTAGCAGAAATTTCATTACTTGATCAAGCATTTGTTATTAATCCTGATCAAAAAGTTAGTGACTTTTTAAAAGCTAATAATGTTAGTGTTAAAAAAATGATTCGTTATGAAGTTGGAGAAGGAATTGAAAAAGAGCAAGTAGATTTTGCCCAAGAAGTTATGGCCCAAGTTCGTAAATAA
- a CDS encoding oxidoreductase, with protein MKQQKVAVVTGASSGIGKVIAIELSKAGYLVYGLARRLERMEAELKPFGIIPVQVDVTDDPSIVAAITNIITKSGRIDVLVNNAGYGLYGTIEDTNLAEARQQFEVNLFALARVTQLVLPQMRAQKSGHIFNLSSIMGVISHPVGGWYAASKFAVEGLSNSLRLETRKFGIKVVVIEPGAIKSEWSHLAAETLAKTAETSAYQAEINLALGMLPGPDFGHDPIVIAKLITKALHKRHPKARYHAGYLAGRTLWVKRHLSDKHFDNIMMRSLAKLARKQAKKKVKRG; from the coding sequence GTGAAACAGCAAAAAGTAGCCGTTGTGACTGGGGCTTCATCAGGAATTGGAAAAGTAATTGCCATTGAATTAAGTAAAGCAGGTTATTTAGTATATGGTTTAGCTCGTCGTCTTGAAAGAATGGAAGCGGAACTAAAACCATTTGGAATTATTCCTGTTCAAGTTGATGTAACAGATGACCCTAGCATTGTAGCAGCAATTACAAATATTATCACAAAAAGTGGCCGCATTGATGTATTAGTCAATAATGCTGGTTATGGTTTATATGGAACAATTGAAGATACCAACTTAGCAGAAGCCCGTCAGCAATTTGAAGTTAATCTTTTTGCTCTAGCTCGTGTCACGCAGTTAGTATTACCCCAAATGCGTGCGCAAAAAAGTGGCCATATTTTTAACCTTTCATCAATTATGGGAGTTATTTCTCATCCTGTTGGGGGTTGATATGCTGCTAGTAAATTTGCTGTCGAAGGATTAAGTAATTCCTTACGATTAGAAACAAGAAAATTTGGGATAAAAGTTGTAGTTATTGAACCAGGGGCAATTAAGTCAGAATGATCACATTTAGCGGCCGAAACCCTAGCAAAAACTGCTGAAACATCAGCTTATCAAGCAGAAATTAATTTAGCATTAGGGATGTTACCAGGACCAGATTTTGGTCATGACCCAATTGTGATTGCAAAATTAATTACAAAAGCCCTTCATAAACGTCATCCCAAAGCCCGTTATCATGCTGGGTATTTAGCAGGGCGAACATTATGAGTTAAACGTCATTTAAGTGATAAACATTTTGATAACATTATGATGCGCTCATTAGCAAAGTTAGCAAGAAAACAAGCCAAGAAAAAAGTAAAAAGAGGTTAG
- a CDS encoding SIS domain-containing protein gives MIFGLNQQDLKEMGSIYTAQEIFQQPKVWSEVIALVAKETKKIKTFLSRFDLKKIKIIFTGSGSSEFAGIILADYLRLRGYDAISNAATDIVSNPAVYFDNSEEPLILISFARSGNSPESLGAINLAEQIVPNLFQIIITCNNEGQLYQKNKNNEKILSLLLPPATNDQSFAMTSSFTSMLLTVFLIFHQDDSSVKNELIDLITKTEKFLNENYRQIVALAQIPAERVVFLGSNILKGYAQEASLKLLELTNGKVVSTFNTALGFRHGPKAIITPNTTVFFFVSQDKYTRQYDLDLLKELYHDNIAGEIIVFDSIIDKAIMTYCNKYLPCALAASNDVISGLQAIVWAQIYALFTALQFKITPDNPCPTGQINRVVKGVKIHPWKK, from the coding sequence ATGATTTTTGGATTAAACCAACAAGACCTTAAAGAAATGGGGTCAATTTATACAGCGCAAGAAATTTTTCAACAACCAAAGGTATGAAGTGAAGTTATTGCGTTAGTAGCAAAAGAAACTAAAAAAATTAAAACCTTTTTAAGTCGTTTTGATCTTAAAAAGATAAAAATTATTTTTACTGGCTCAGGTTCTAGTGAATTTGCCGGGATTATCTTAGCAGATTATCTAAGATTACGAGGTTATGATGCTATTAGTAACGCGGCAACTGATATAGTTTCCAATCCAGCTGTTTATTTTGATAACAGCGAAGAACCACTTATTTTGATTTCATTTGCTCGCTCTGGAAATTCCCCTGAATCTTTAGGAGCAATTAATTTAGCTGAACAAATTGTTCCAAACTTATTTCAAATTATTATTACCTGTAATAATGAAGGACAGCTATATCAAAAAAATAAAAACAATGAAAAAATATTAAGTTTATTATTACCACCAGCAACAAATGATCAATCCTTTGCAATGACATCAAGTTTTACGAGCATGCTATTAACAGTTTTCTTGATTTTTCACCAAGATGATAGTAGTGTTAAAAATGAATTAATTGATTTAATTACTAAAACAGAAAAATTCTTAAACGAAAACTACCGTCAAATTGTTGCTTTAGCACAAATACCAGCAGAACGGGTTGTTTTTTTAGGATCAAATATTTTAAAAGGTTATGCTCAAGAAGCAAGTTTAAAATTATTAGAGTTAACAAATGGAAAAGTAGTAAGTACCTTTAATACGGCGTTAGGTTTTAGGCATGGCCCTAAAGCAATTATCACCCCAAATACGACGGTATTCTTTTTTGTCAGCCAAGATAAATATACTCGTCAATATGACCTTGATTTGTTAAAAGAACTTTATCATGATAATATTGCTGGGGAAATTATTGTTTTTGATAGTATCATTGATAAAGCAATTATGACCTATTGTAATAAATATCTTCCTTGCGCATTGGCAGCTAGCAATGATGTTATTAGTGGATTACAAGCAATTGTTTGAGCCCAAATATATGCTTTATTTACTGCTCTGCAATTTAAAATTACCCCGGATAATCCTTGTCCAACGGGGCAAATCAATCGAGTTGTTAAAGGAGTTAAAATTCATCCTTGAAAAAAATAA
- a CDS encoding TMEM164 family acyltransferase, producing MITFSWILAITLSFFLWASLWMFPKFYKKTANHWYLRVVVAIWILFVEVERLYIMLRNGGWQHFPNYFTLYSCSIVAWLSIIILFFPHKIFLECFFPLAIFGPILTLLAPSSLPPLTELHYYTFFFGHTFSLFAFLYVYLYGLSDYKLNKDTIKNVAIKSILAGLIMLLAVELFNQYFDTNYITGDITGALGLGTWARPWQFVITFVLGLLMIIIGNAILYFSKPIYAYKSQVKLHDTYWEIWMGKIKAKFKKSKQQPKDKE from the coding sequence ATGATAACATTTTCATGAATTTTAGCAATTACTCTGTCATTTTTCTTATGGGCCAGTCTATGAATGTTCCCAAAATTTTATAAAAAAACAGCCAACCATTGATATTTAAGAGTTGTCGTGGCAATTTGGATTTTATTTGTTGAAGTAGAACGCCTTTATATAATGCTACGTAATGGGGGATGACAACATTTTCCAAATTATTTTACCTTATATTCTTGTTCTATTGTGGCATGGTTATCAATTATTATTTTGTTTTTCCCTCACAAAATCTTTTTAGAGTGTTTTTTTCCATTAGCAATCTTTGGGCCAATTTTAACCTTGCTTGCTCCATCATCCTTGCCTCCGTTAACAGAATTACATTATTATACTTTCTTTTTTGGCCATACATTTAGTTTATTTGCCTTTCTATATGTTTATTTATATGGCTTAAGTGATTATAAACTTAATAAAGATACGATTAAAAATGTGGCTATTAAATCAATTTTAGCTGGTTTAATTATGTTACTTGCTGTTGAGTTATTTAATCAATATTTTGATACAAATTATATTACTGGAGATATTACCGGAGCCTTAGGGTTAGGAACATGAGCTCGACCATGGCAATTTGTTATTACCTTTGTTCTTGGTTTATTAATGATCATAATTGGGAATGCTATCCTATACTTTTCAAAACCAATTTATGCCTATAAAAGCCAAGTTAAATTACATGATACGTATTGAGAAATTTGAATGGGTAAAATTAAAGCAAAATTTAAAAAATCAAAACAACAACCTAAAGATAAAGAGTAA
- the thrS gene encoding threonine--tRNA ligase, with translation MIKIILPDGQEKQFEGPLSVEQIASSIAISLGKATWGAIIDGKYYQRDEIVTVGGKLELITEKSPQALQLINNSASLLLAHTLQEMYLDIVIAQSEASGEGFYLDFDLNPSIKEGDLAKIEEKFKQNLASHLQVQKVCEPFAIGAKRYKNNSYLQELLQSANESAICSYQIGDNFYYQPFDVVSFKLIKAFKIMGLAGAYWQNNAKNKMLQRISAVSHFSVSQFEEMLKELNDRKERDHRKIGKDLEIFTFDNLIGPGLPIWLPNGMVLKKIIQEYIREKEWEYDFVEVETPVIGTDEMYKISGHWDHYQENMFPVMERDNEASVLRPMACPHHIAVFNYKQRSYRELPLRIAEHAILHRFESSGSLTGLERVRMMTLTDSHIFVRNSQIKDEFKRCFKLINEVLTTFNIKVDYYSLSLRDPNNKEKYYDDDQMWENAEKMLQEALDELAIPYVPMVGEAAFYGPKLDIQIKTVLNHEITVSTLQFDFLLPKKFNLSYINSKGEISTPTIIHRGLIGTYERFIAILLEQTNGVLPLWLAPTQITIIPVALTASHLEYSQKLQQQFKQLKIRTIVDERDERLSYKIREAQTSKIPYQLVIGDKEVAENVITYRQYGSQEQITMPFDQFIIQLNDLIINKK, from the coding sequence ATGATTAAAATAATTTTACCAGATGGGCAAGAAAAACAATTTGAGGGCCCACTTAGTGTTGAACAAATCGCAAGTAGTATAGCAATTAGTTTAGGAAAAGCAACTTGAGGAGCTATCATTGATGGCAAATATTATCAACGTGATGAAATTGTTACAGTGGGGGGGAAATTAGAATTAATAACTGAAAAATCACCACAGGCGTTACAATTAATTAATAATAGTGCTAGTTTATTATTAGCCCATACTTTACAAGAAATGTATCTTGATATTGTAATTGCCCAAAGTGAAGCTTCAGGAGAAGGATTCTATCTGGATTTTGATCTTAATCCTAGTATTAAAGAAGGGGATTTAGCTAAAATTGAAGAAAAATTTAAGCAAAATTTAGCTAGTCATTTGCAGGTTCAAAAAGTTTGTGAGCCATTTGCAATAGGAGCTAAACGCTACAAAAATAATTCTTATTTACAGGAATTATTACAAAGTGCTAACGAATCAGCAATTTGCTCATATCAAATTGGGGATAATTTTTATTATCAGCCTTTTGATGTTGTTAGTTTTAAGCTAATTAAAGCTTTTAAAATTATGGGATTGGCAGGGGCATACTGACAAAATAATGCTAAAAATAAAATGCTACAAAGAATCAGTGCTGTCAGTCATTTTTCAGTTAGTCAGTTTGAAGAAATGTTAAAAGAATTAAATGATCGTAAAGAACGTGATCATCGTAAAATTGGGAAAGATTTAGAGATTTTTACATTTGATAATTTAATTGGCCCAGGTTTACCAATTTGATTACCAAATGGAATGGTTTTGAAAAAAATTATTCAAGAATATATTCGTGAAAAAGAATGAGAATATGATTTTGTCGAAGTTGAAACCCCTGTTATTGGAACTGATGAAATGTATAAAATCTCAGGACATTGAGACCATTATCAAGAAAACATGTTCCCGGTAATGGAACGCGATAATGAAGCAAGTGTCCTACGACCAATGGCTTGTCCTCATCATATTGCAGTCTTTAATTATAAACAACGTAGTTATCGTGAGTTACCATTACGAATTGCTGAACATGCTATTTTACACCGCTTTGAATCATCAGGAAGCTTAACGGGGTTAGAACGAGTACGAATGATGACTTTAACTGATTCCCATATTTTTGTTCGTAATAGCCAAATTAAGGATGAATTTAAACGCTGCTTTAAATTAATTAACGAAGTTTTAACAACTTTTAATATTAAAGTTGATTATTATTCATTATCATTACGTGATCCAAATAATAAAGAAAAATATTATGATGATGATCAAATGTGAGAAAATGCCGAAAAAATGTTGCAAGAAGCCCTTGATGAATTAGCAATTCCTTATGTTCCAATGGTCGGGGAAGCGGCCTTTTATGGACCAAAGTTAGATATTCAAATTAAAACAGTCTTGAACCATGAAATTACTGTTTCAACATTACAATTTGATTTCTTACTACCAAAAAAATTTAATTTATCATATATTAATTCAAAAGGGGAAATTTCAACCCCAACAATCATTCACCGTGGGTTAATTGGAACATATGAACGTTTTATTGCCATTCTATTGGAACAAACTAATGGGGTTTTACCTTTATGATTAGCACCAACCCAAATTACAATTATTCCGGTTGCTTTAACAGCAAGTCATTTAGAATATAGCCAAAAGCTCCAACAACAATTTAAACAATTAAAAATTCGGACAATTGTTGATGAACGAGATGAACGATTAAGTTATAAAATTCGCGAGGCACAAACTTCAAAAATCCCTTATCAACTAGTAATTGGGGATAAAGAAGTGGCCGAAAATGTTATTACTTATCGTCAATATGGAAGTCAAGAACAAATTACAATGCCATTTGATCAGTTTATAATCCAATTAAATGATTTAATCATTAATAAAAAATAG
- the pyk gene encoding pyruvate kinase has translation MDKINLKDKMKRTKIITTIGPSTHSEEGITKLFDLGMNTIRLNFSHGDYEEQGARIVWTKEIIKKIGKPISIMLDTKGPEIRVGKMKDGKQEIVKGTKVTIYSLPAEYASREGTGSEMTVSYDMSQDLKVGDVVLVDDGKLQLNVTDVQPGVITTEAFNHHVVKTNKRINLPGVAFTLPFLADKDIADIKYGAEQGVDYIAASFVNTKENVLEIRQLLKEANAEHIQIIAKIESQIGINNIDDIIAAADGIMVARGDLGLEIPYYDVPYWEKIIIRKCREAGKVVIVATQMLESMTDNPHPTRAEVTDVYFATELGADATMLSGESANGDYPFITVDTMATINKRAEMEFYSKLYYEKQLENACQTTTGPRAEIAKKLAEKCKNGEYEYAVVLSNTGTLLKTVSKFRPNVVILGVSPTPELYTAFGVWHSIFMNKVDNYNEFKDNDQAIIEVAKKWGAKVGSKILFARNDVLKELIVE, from the coding sequence ATGGACAAAATAAACTTAAAAGATAAAATGAAAAGAACTAAAATCATTACAACAATTGGACCAAGTACTCATTCAGAAGAAGGAATCACAAAATTGTTTGATTTAGGAATGAATACAATTCGTTTAAACTTTTCACACGGTGATTATGAAGAACAAGGGGCTCGTATTGTTTGAACAAAAGAAATTATTAAAAAAATTGGGAAACCAATCTCAATTATGCTTGACACAAAAGGACCTGAAATTCGTGTTGGGAAAATGAAAGATGGTAAACAAGAAATTGTTAAAGGAACAAAAGTAACAATTTACTCATTACCAGCAGAATATGCTAGTCGTGAAGGAACAGGATCAGAAATGACTGTTTCATATGATATGTCACAAGACTTAAAAGTGGGAGATGTTGTTTTAGTTGATGATGGAAAATTACAATTAAATGTAACAGATGTACAACCAGGGGTTATTACAACTGAAGCATTTAATCATCATGTTGTAAAAACAAACAAAAGAATTAACTTACCCGGAGTGGCCTTTACATTACCATTCTTAGCTGACAAAGATATCGCCGATATTAAATATGGAGCTGAACAAGGGGTTGACTATATTGCTGCTTCGTTTGTAAACACCAAAGAAAACGTTTTAGAAATTCGTCAATTATTAAAAGAAGCAAATGCTGAACATATTCAAATTATTGCAAAAATTGAATCACAAATTGGAATTAATAATATTGATGATATTATTGCCGCTGCTGATGGAATTATGGTTGCACGGGGAGATTTAGGATTAGAAATTCCATATTATGATGTACCATATTGAGAAAAAATTATTATTAGAAAATGTCGTGAAGCTGGTAAAGTTGTTATTGTCGCAACACAAATGTTAGAATCAATGACAGATAATCCACATCCAACAAGAGCTGAAGTTACTGACGTTTACTTTGCAACAGAACTAGGGGCTGATGCAACAATGTTATCAGGAGAATCAGCGAACGGGGATTACCCATTTATTACTGTTGATACAATGGCAACAATTAATAAAAGAGCTGAAATGGAATTTTACTCAAAATTATATTATGAAAAACAATTAGAAAATGCTTGTCAAACAACAACAGGACCACGTGCTGAAATTGCTAAAAAATTAGCTGAAAAATGTAAGAACGGGGAATATGAATATGCAGTTGTGTTATCAAATACAGGAACATTATTAAAAACTGTTTCAAAATTCCGTCCAAATGTTGTAATTTTAGGAGTTTCTCCAACCCCAGAATTATATACTGCTTTTGGAGTATGACATTCAATTTTTATGAACAAAGTTGATAACTATAATGAATTTAAAGACAACGATCAAGCAATTATTGAAGTTGCAAAAAAATGAGGAGCAAAAGTTGGATCAAAAATCTTATTTGCTCGTAATGATGTATTAAAAGAATTAATAGTTGAATAA
- a CDS encoding PTS transporter subunit EIIC, whose product MTELLLNKKEKPAAKKPRANSSVKNFFHHTGVSLQRLGKSLMFPIAVLPIAALMNRIGSLMSDPTIGIVENSAVWWIGQFIMAPGAAVFNNIAIIFAIGVAFGLAKDFRGEAALCGGIAYFILALMTQEGMIASLFYNNVLTYDGFKNATNHADELISWNFSQLLYVPKPFQDPRAGANPGDLINSGIYVLNTGVIGGITCGALVAYFYNRFKDIQLPQALAFFGGRRFVPMITVVTTFGLAFIFAAIWPWIQYALIIIGQGISSSTASAAGGAWVYAFINRLLQPFGAHHIINTFLWFQLPIEGSLLPGISEVPGAINLGDGRWIVFGDITAFNAGVIGSGIFQAGFFPTFFGGIPATGLAMIMIADKNKRRETATFIAGTALVAFLTGIDEPLVFIWIFLSPLLLFIHAFLTACFAALVVGMGIRLGFGFSAGLIDYLISVPKSWTMSLQNASSGAKTLANPLWIFPISAVMGVIYYFVWYYVIKKMNIPTPGRTIGTSKTEDNLPTNLGAENVEDLKVIAKANQGKHNKRANLKEKYDNMAREIVHLVGKDNFKVIENCATRLRLVVKDNKLDIDEQLKAAGVYQVIRIGQEGLQLVIGTDVEHVTDRIREIVKL is encoded by the coding sequence ATGACAGAATTACTTTTGAATAAGAAGGAAAAGCCAGCTGCTAAAAAACCACGGGCTAATTCTTCTGTAAAAAATTTCTTTCATCATACTGGGGTTAGTTTACAACGCTTAGGAAAATCATTAATGTTTCCAATCGCTGTTTTACCGATTGCGGCGTTAATGAATCGGATCGGTTCATTAATGAGTGACCCGACAATTGGAATTGTGGAAAATTCGGCAGTATGATGAATTGGCCAATTTATTATGGCCCCGGGAGCTGCGGTCTTTAATAATATCGCAATCATTTTTGCGATTGGGGTGGCTTTTGGTTTAGCAAAAGATTTTCGTGGGGAAGCGGCCCTTTGTGGGGGAATTGCTTATTTTATTTTAGCCTTGATGACACAAGAAGGAATGATTGCCTCTTTATTTTATAATAACGTTTTGACATATGATGGGTTTAAGAACGCAACAAATCATGCTGATGAACTAATTTCCTGAAATTTTAGTCAGCTCTTATATGTTCCCAAACCATTTCAAGATCCTAGAGCCGGAGCTAATCCAGGAGATTTAATTAATTCGGGAATTTATGTTTTAAATACGGGGGTTATTGGTGGTATTACCTGTGGGGCCTTAGTTGCTTATTTTTATAATCGCTTTAAAGATATTCAATTGCCTCAAGCCTTAGCCTTTTTTGGCGGTCGACGCTTTGTCCCAATGATTACAGTTGTAACTACATTTGGTCTAGCCTTCATTTTTGCCGCAATTTGACCTTGAATTCAGTATGCCTTAATTATTATTGGGCAGGGGATTTCTTCCTCAACAGCATCCGCGGCCGGTGGGGCTTGGGTATATGCCTTTATTAACCGGTTATTACAACCATTTGGTGCTCATCATATTATTAATACCTTTTTATGATTCCAATTACCAATTGAAGGATCATTATTGCCAGGGATTAGTGAGGTTCCTGGGGCAATTAACTTAGGTGATGGCCGCTGAATCGTTTTTGGAGATATTACTGCCTTTAACGCCGGGGTTATTGGTTCAGGAATTTTCCAAGCAGGATTCTTTCCAACTTTCTTTGGGGGAATTCCAGCGACAGGTCTAGCAATGATTATGATTGCTGATAAAAATAAACGCCGGGAAACAGCAACGTTTATTGCTGGGACAGCGTTAGTGGCCTTTCTAACTGGAATTGATGAACCACTTGTCTTTATTTGAATTTTCTTATCACCACTATTACTCTTTATTCATGCTTTCTTAACCGCTTGTTTTGCTGCTTTAGTTGTCGGGATGGGAATTAGATTAGGATTTGGTTTTTCAGCGGGATTAATTGATTATTTAATTTCCGTACCAAAATCATGAACAATGTCATTACAAAATGCTAGTTCGGGGGCTAAAACATTAGCTAATCCATTATGAATCTTCCCAATTTCCGCGGTAATGGGAGTTATTTATTATTTTGTTTGATATTATGTTATTAAAAAAATGAATATTCCAACTCCGGGCCGTACAATTGGTACAAGTAAAACAGAAGATAACTTGCCAACAAATCTTGGGGCTGAAAATGTTGAAGATTTAAAAGTTATTGCGAAAGCTAATCAGGGAAAACATAATAAACGAGCAAATTTAAAAGAAAAATATGATAATATGGCCAGGGAAATTGTTCACCTCGTTGGCAAGGACAATTTTAAAGTAATTGAAAATTGTGCAACAAGATTACGGTTAGTTGTTAAAGATAATAAGTTAGATATTGATGAACAATTAAAAGCAGCCGGAGTGTATCAAGTTATCCGAATTGGTCAAGAAGGGCTTCAACTGGTGATTGGAACTGATGTTGAGCATGTTACTGATCGCATTCGTGAAATTGTTAAATTATAA
- the pfkA gene encoding 6-phosphofructokinase has product MIKRIGILTSGGDSQGMNAAISGVVKTAIAKGLEVYAVKDGYLGLVNDWIEPVDVNFADSIINRGGTVLGTARLPEFKEVAVRQKAVANLNAKGIEALVVIGGDGSYQGAQRLTEMGINCVALPGTIDNDITSTDYTIGFDTAINIVVEALDRIRDTIQSHNRCAIVEVMGHSCGDIALYAGIAAGADIISINEAALTEEEIAAKVKEMHDKNKRSVIVVVSELIYPDLKKLARLVETTSGYVTREAVLAHIQRGGTPTAMERYRAFQMAKFAVEQILSGIGGIAVGNVGDAIVARPIMEALSIPRISRKDILADFTNLNDNIYKK; this is encoded by the coding sequence ATGATAAAACGGATTGGAATTCTTACTTCTGGTGGTGATTCACAGGGAATGAATGCTGCTATTAGTGGAGTTGTAAAAACTGCAATTGCTAAAGGTTTAGAAGTATATGCAGTAAAAGACGGTTATTTAGGATTAGTTAATGACTGAATTGAACCAGTTGACGTTAATTTTGCTGATTCAATTATTAATCGCGGGGGAACAGTGTTAGGTACAGCACGTTTGCCTGAATTTAAAGAAGTTGCAGTTCGTCAGAAGGCTGTTGCCAATTTAAACGCAAAAGGAATTGAAGCTTTAGTTGTAATTGGAGGAGATGGTAGTTACCAAGGAGCCCAACGATTAACGGAAATGGGTATTAATTGTGTTGCTTTACCAGGAACAATTGATAATGATATTACTTCAACTGACTATACAATTGGATTTGATACGGCAATTAATATTGTTGTTGAAGCCCTTGATCGCATTCGTGATACAATTCAATCTCATAATCGTTGTGCAATTGTTGAAGTAATGGGTCATTCATGTGGTGATATTGCCCTTTATGCGGGGATTGCCGCTGGAGCTGACATTATTTCAATTAATGAAGCAGCTTTAACTGAGGAAGAAATTGCCGCAAAAGTAAAAGAAATGCATGATAAAAATAAACGTAGTGTAATTGTTGTTGTTAGTGAGTTAATTTACCCAGATTTAAAAAAATTAGCTCGTTTAGTCGAAACAACTAGTGGTTATGTAACTCGTGAAGCTGTTTTGGCACATATTCAAAGAGGAGGTACGCCAACGGCAATGGAACGTTATCGTGCTTTCCAAATGGCAAAATTTGCTGTTGAACAAATTTTATCTGGAATTGGTGGAATCGCAGTTGGTAATGTTGGGGATGCAATTGTGGCTCGCCCAATTATGGAAGCCTTAAGCATTCCCCGCATTTCGCGGAAAGATATTTTGGCTGATTTTACTAATTTAAATGATAATATCTATAAAAAATAA